The Anopheles coluzzii chromosome 2, AcolN3, whole genome shotgun sequence genome window below encodes:
- the LOC120947384 gene encoding uncharacterized protein LOC120947384 isoform X6, with protein sequence MSLRSPGEPESTVLEEQRTGIVAELTAVSVAVAAAASDKSTSDRNSFAGNLEGALKEKNIPVQKKLSQDEEEEEEEEEVEEEVEEEVEEEEEEEEEEEEKSAAEKTKTVPSPTPAEKLDVKESTEPSLPEEETKSVHAVETIVSNSPTEKAVKSEPKEEDQKKELNAEESEQKAENKQEELIAEVPEPAKEPSAEASPASVTSPGEKDSEGELKEHGDKPMVPPQTYLWEEIKKSKEQVSDGGYPWTHLYKGEPVEGAEAQQPPTESPASNRRRKVDGETEVDEEEILAEKKVKVQNGERSMDIEVATTSNGHCEEPEMSEAATSSSEPKPQSPRRSRKRAASHEPESPSGRHSVKQEIKHFLDEHPAIRSFSNSLTRQGKKTRTFVSRSLERAKSMADRGLDRARVQMNTLRRKKAASEPRGMPDQKILNLRESPRLNNREIPAYVVRQPSDEAIAAAAVVDEETIVKVTVETEASKSTVVVPDEIIELPKDEELRPQQVEETVMEVEVSAPPVDDTAAVEDDRYEIIEPPKTETIASVLPAPVEVPESPIVPVKAKPPLKAPRKKKDHHYEDIDDFEPQPKKEPAAEAASPEPVTDPKLKRQEHIKEGLDPILGEMLGNDKIKISLQLQDEKFADDMLTFGRRKHLDEILQQSSEDEGKEPIKLASKGLLAPISSIDSTSSDEEARRTHLSTLAEESDTGSIDGGASPCKKQDSLKDSELPPVEECSKELELTPAEEHLLMEAEKAAQESESPKQAESPAAPAVEPVAEQESAAVPVVETDQPKVDTRWSKMSDHEYEPIGEPVDTSKPSTTKDGLLAVSGQPDGQERKQSNASFLRVPGNDEGDTISMEELQKSIEDRYFNLPTDAATAQDGGDAMTAAASVASEPQGEKTSKVKAAMTKAQNSGKQAMAKAQESGKQAMARAQEGGKTLQKKFQQQTDRFKTKMSNIKLKKDKDGAAPLASPEVVTTPELEKLDFTLAVPKDEEVPQQPTHEPQAEEETTAAAEEAAEDETGPTKPGSKLGKLKNMHMPKLQKPDFKRPEFTKKMPKLKAPDMSKFKRPEMPKFLTEKPDFSKMKSDFAKIKLARSKSMKEATPSGATSAASPSDASMMGDAPTTKVNYTDFSTYPRIFDKFKRQKSAGPAATGGQAAGVRAGTPPPLEFTKSAPKGASLVSRWTSEKSEDTESNRFLQYTGSELDERETSVERRMRQELERAEFEGPELAVTEEQKQLEEYDKENREIHLLSAARHDEFLKRKPPMERQESDLASEEEKQFWASSLGQKIRQNIDMNSNDLDFLDEEERLLVAKEDAAIDQEAREQARFLLELSKQRTEKELERRSSTPYTNQECQSSGSSSVRRRKGVLEEIDDDEFFLRQKGISKDNIQMGEYISSAIKEGLSHPKNALADMDRYDYYDEEDDQGMRRYYQQSFESDDVSNQQADYYRTFPPDRPTRKSKKQSDQSVPHADDQDYGLEDEELEEEDLSFYDRQRTKYGSEQPQLLQSAAARYMDEEDDSLLGGSLPRQAMLAGTVVPPTPPTRHRKKRFRDVTPSDVEPPSSFTNGGFSAKSISNNFISGPPPPTTTMTYRAEVPLAREESFGTLPAPTPRRSRSRSQISKALDDDDRVSRGAESLIGGIIDRPPIPGREGYSYEISESNGYATVRKEAPPRPPAPIRRRKSTRSLDAPPPRQFNTLPNYNHSVSPVRPQRNYSTINPNRPPRRKSVTSLTGEQQLKSSSLSKDDVAQYEDVIAPAPPLGPKPPLHSGDVANRMKDRPLPPPPRPTRKPRRPDGSDHHDLDGGAERIIPLTVPNDSSIDEVETATQTDPVSEDFGLDAEIAAVTERAARAHDGDQLEGALNRFREGNAKALSERPKSSRSGSRPETPASILIERKVSTPSLNHESIVEASLTVQPLEEFDDDQYIAELVKKYVSDERKPEPRRTDTFERRFRKSTNSLTREDEIRPVEAGNSLRTPTMRSSRTSVDGRLSATTPEPLRNVEIAPNVIEEIVERLRTTEQQHIDELHKLHQEQLEDLRRQHDEQKRLQEQKLEEQQRQLLEQQNQQLLETQQLKEQIQQQQEHQKMLLAQQQNQQQQLLVAQQQQQLLMEQQEKERELQREKERELLKEREQELERARERERELHLARELELQRAREIEQQRARDLEQQRIREMELQRTRELEHQRLRELEIQRAIEAEQARQREIELQQQKATVAAAQTASNGPAADATPQQDGAVKLEDPTNAVPVTAVPSVDVVDGAAAALPTSASLPTEQAPIRPPLPPMAAPFVYHPDYLSASAAAASYLLRGIPGSEEDLGLAPSAPQRRRRHHRSKRESTSEEDFQREQRRHRHGTRSPEPSIPTLGGQLVRACGSSIRQTGDDLMAMLRASSKDENKRDLHIAIIILIVIVAGLMALGMSGEKAVHHHHWDYFSPPGHGSSA encoded by the exons A TGTCTCTGCGCAGCCCTGGCGAGCCGGAATCGACCGTACTGGAGGAGCAGCGGACGGGGATCGTAGCCGAGCTGACCGCCGTATCGGTGGCCGTTGCTGCGGCCGCGTCCGACAAGTCGACGAGCGATCGCAACTCGTTCGCCGGCAATTTGGAGGGCGCGCTGAAGGAAAAGAACATCCCGGTGCAGAAGAAGCTCTCGCAGGacgaagaggaagaggaggaggaggaagaagtaGAGGAAGAAGTTGAAGAGGAggttgaagaagaagaagaggaagaagaggaggaagaagaaaaatcggCGGCAGAAAAGACGAAAACAGTTCCATCACCGACGCCAGCAGAGAAGTTGGATGTTAAAGAATCTACTGAGCCAAGCCTTCCAGAAGAAGAGACAAAGAGTGTCCACGCGGTTGAAACGATCGTTAGTAACTCGCCCACTGAGAAAGCGGTAAAATCAGAACCCAAAGAGGAGGATCAGAAGAAAGAGCTTAACGCAGAAGAATCTGAACAGAAAGCGGAGAACAAGCAGGAAGAGCTTATCGCAGAAGTACCAGAGCCAGCGAAGGAACCTTCCGCTGAAGCGTCGCCTGCGAGCGTGACGTCACCCGGTGAGAAGGATTCTGAAGGGGAGTTGAAGGAGCATGGCGATAAGCCGATGGTGCCACCGCAGACGTACCTTTGGGAGGAGATTAAGAAGTCCAAGGAACAGGTAAGCGAT GGAGGCTATCCATGGACACACCTGTACAAAGGCGAACCGGTGGAGGGTGCGGAAGCACAGCAACCACCAACCGAATCACCCGCATCGAACCGTCGACGAAAGGTTGATGGTGAAACAGAGGTAGACGAGGAAGAAATACTCGCAGAAAAGAAGGTTAAGGTCCAGAATGGGGAACGCTCCATGGACATCGAAGTGGCGACCACCTCGAATGGACACTGTGAAGAACCTGAGATGTCGGAAGCGGCCACTAGCTCCAGTGAACCAAAGCCACAGTCACCGCGGCGCAGCAGAAAGCGGGCGGCATCCCACGAACCGGAATCCCCGAGCGGTCGCCACTCGGTAAAGCAGGAGATCAAACACTTCCTGGATGAGCATCCGGCGATACGCAGCTTCAGCAACAGCCTCACCCGACAGGGCAAGAAGACGCGCACCTTCGTCAGCCGGTCGCTCGAGCGGGCAAAATCGATGGCCGACCGGGGGCTGGATCGGGCCCGGGTGCAGATGAACACGCTGCGCCGCAAGAAGGCAGCATCGGAACCGCGCGGCATGCCCGACCAGAAGATCTTGAATCTGCGCGAATCGCCCCGGCTGAACAATCGAGAAATTCCAGCGTACGTTGTCCGCCAGCCGAGCGACGAAGCGATAGCGGCAGCGGCGGTGGTGGATGAAGAGACGATCGTGAAGGTTACGGTAGAAACGGAAGCGTCCAAGAGTACGGTAGTCGTACCGGATGAGATCATTGAGCTGCCGAAGGACGAGGAACTAAGGCCGCAGCAGGTGGAAGAGACCGTAATGGAGGTGGAAGTGTCGGCACCGCCGGTAGATGACACTGCCGCAGTCGAGGATGATCGGTACGAAATTATTGAGCCACCAAAAACGGAAACAATCGCTAGTGTGCTGCCAGCGCCGGTTGAGGTTCCCGAGTCACCGATAGTGCCGGTGAAAGCTAAACCACCGCTGAAAGCACCTCGCAAGAAGAAGGACCATCACTACGAAGATATAGACGACTTTGAGCCACAGCCAAAGAAGGAACCGGCGGCGGAAGCTGCCTCTCCGGAACCGGTCACAGATCCTAAGCTGAAACGTCAGGAGCACATTAAGGAAGGGTTGGACCCGATCCTGGGAGAAATGTTGGGTAACGACAAGATCAAGATATCGCTCCAGCTCCAGGACGAGAAGTTCGCCGACGACATGCTGACGTTCGGTCGGCGCAAGCATCTGGACGAGATATTGCAGCAATCGTCCGAGGATGAAGGGAAGGAACCGATCAAGCTGGCGAGCAAAGGGCTGTTGGCACCGATATCGTCCATTGATTCGACGTCATCCGATGAGGAGGCACGTCGTACCCATCTCAGCACGCTAGCCGAGGAAAGCGATACGGGCAGCATCGATGGTGGCGCCTCACCCTGCAAAAAGCAAGACTCGCTCAAGGACTCGGAGCTGCCCCCGGTGGAAGAGTGCAGCAAGGAGCTGGAGCTGACGCCCGCCGAGGAACATCTGCTGATGGAGGCGGAAAAGGCAGCGCAGGAGAGCGAGTCACCGAAGCAGGCCGAAAGTCCGGCAGCTCCAGCAGTGGAACCGGTAGCGGAACAGGAATCGGCCGCAGTACCGGTGGTGGAAACGGACCAGCCAAAGGTTGACACTCGTTGGTCAAAAATGAG TGATCACGAGTATGAGCCTATTGGTGAACCAGTCGATACCTCCAAACCGTCCACGACCAAGGATGGCCTGCTGGCCGTATCCGGCCAGCCCGACGGCCAGGAGCGTAAGCAGTCCAACGCTTCGTTCCTGCGCGTACCGGGCAACGACGAGGGCGACACGATCAGCATGGAGGAACTGCAGAAATCGATCGAAGATCGTTACTTCAACCTTCCAACCGATGCCGCTACTGCTCAGGACGGTGGCGACGCAATGACTGCGGCCGCTTCGGTCGCTTCTGAACCTCAGGGTGAGAAGACGAGCAAGGTTAAGGCAGCCATGACCAAGGCCCAGAACAGCGGCAAGCAGGCGATGGCAAAGGCACAGGAAAGCGGCAAACAGGCGATGGCTCGCGCCCAGGAAGGTGGTAAAACGCTGCAGAAGAAGTTCCAGCAGCAGACCGATCGCTTCAAGACGAAGATGTCCAATATTAAGTTGAAGAAGGATAAGGATGGGGCGGCACCACTCGCAAGCCCTGAGGTTGTAACGACACCCGAGCTGGAAAAGCTGGACTTTACCCTAGCCGTCCCGAAAGACGAAGAAGTGCCACAGCAACCTACCCACGAGCCGCAGGCTGAGGAGGAGacaactgctgctgcggaAGAAGCCGCAGAGGACGAAACAGGCCCAACAAAGCCGGGCAGCAAACTTGGCAAGCTGAAGAACATGCACATGCCCAAGCTGCAGAAGCCTGACTTTAAGCGGCCCGAGTTTACCAAGAAGATGCCGAAGCTGAAGGCACCCGATATGTCCAAGTTCAAGCGCCCCGAGATGCCCAAGTTCCTTACCGAGAAGCCGGACTTTAGCAAGATGAAGTCGGACTTTGCCAAGATAAAGCTGGCGCGCAGTAAATCCATGAAGGAAGCGACCCCCTCCGGTGCGACCAGTGCCGCCTCGCCGTCGGATGCTTCGATGATGGGCGATGCACCGACCACGAAGGTAAACTACACCGATTTCAGCACGTACCCGCGCATTTTCGACAAGTTTAAGCGCCAAAAGTCGGCCGGCCCCGCAGCGACGGGTGGACAGGCGGCTGGAGTTCGTGCgggcacaccaccaccgctcgaGTTTACCAAGTCGGCACCGAAGGGTGCGTCGTTGGTATCGCGCTGGACGTCCGAAAAGTCGGAAGATACTGAAAGCAACCGGTTCCTGCAGTACACGGGCAGTGAGCTGGACGAGCGTGAAACGTCTGTGGAGCGCCGAATGCGCCAGGAGCTCGAGCGGGCGGAGTTTGAGGGCCCCGAGCTGGCCGTAACGGAGGAGCAGAAGCAGCTAGAGGAGTACGATAAGGAGAACCGTGAAATTCATCTCCTATCAGCCGCTCGGCACGACGAGTTCCTGAAGCGCAAACCGCCGATGGAGCGCCAGGAGTCGGATCTAGCCTCCGAAGAGGAGAAACAGTTCTGGGCCAGCTCGCTGGGACAGAAGATTCGCCAGAACATCGACATGAACAGCAACGATCTGGACTTCCTGGACGAGGAGGAACGGCTGCTGGTCGCCAAAGAGGACGCTGCGATCGATCAGGAGGCGCGCGAACAGGCCCGCTTCCTGCTGGAGTTGAGCAAGCAGCGTACGGAGAAGGAGTTGGAACGTCGCTCCTCCACACCGTACACCAACCAGGAGTGTCAGTCATCGGGCAGCTCGAGTGTACGCCGCCGCAAGGGCGTACTCGAGGAGATCGATGACGATGAGTTCTTCCTGCGCCAGAAGGGCATCTCCAAGGATAACATCCAGATGGGCGAGTACATCAGCTCCGCGATCAAGGAGGGCCTGAGCCACCCGAAGAACGCACTGGCCGACATGGACCGGTACGATTACTACGACGAGGAGGATGACCAGGGTATGCGCCGGTACTATCAGCAGAGCTTCGAATCGGACGACGTCTCCAACCAGCAGGCCGATTACTATCGCACCTTCCCGCCAGATCGTCCCACTCGCAAATCCAAGAAGCAGTCCGACCAATCCGTACCGCACGCGGACGACCAAGATTACGGGCTGGAGGATGAGGAGCTGGAGGAGGAAGATCTTTCGTTCTACGATCGCCAGCGCACCAAGTACGGTAGTGAGCAGCCACAGCTTCTTCAATCAGCCGCCGCCCGCTACatggacgaggaggacgactCCCTGCTGGGTGGTTCACTGCCACGGCAGGCCATGCTAGCCGGTACGGTCGTTCCGCCGACACCGCCAACCCGCCATCGCAAGAAGCGCTTCCGTGATGTGACGCCCTCGGACGTAGAACCACCATCCTCATTCACGAACGGCGGATTTTCCGCGAAGTCCATCTCCAATAACTTCATCTCCGGACCACCACCTCCCACG ACGACGATGACTTACCGGGCCGAGGTGCCGCTAGCGCGCGAGGAAAGCTTCGGCACGCTGCCAGCACCGACGCCGCGCCGTTCCCGGTCTCGTTCGCAGATCTCCAAAGCTCTCGACGACGATGATCGTGTTTCCCGCGGGGCGGAATCACTGATTGGTGGCATCATCGATCGCCCACCGATTCCGGGCAGGGAAGGCTATTCTTATGAAATTTCCGAATCGAATGG CTACGCCACTGTACGGAAGGAAGCACCACCGCGTCCACCGGCACCTATACGGCGCCGAAAGTCGACCCGCTCGCTCGACGCGCCACCACCGCGCCAGTTCAACACGCTGCCGAACTACAATCACTCGGTGTCGCCCGTCCGGCCGCAGCGCAACTACAGCACGATTAACCCGAACCGTCCACCACGCAGGAAGTCCGTCACCAGCTTGACCGGTGAGCAGCAACT gAAATCGTCCAGTCTTAGCAAGGACGACGTGGCGCAGTACGAGGACGTGATCGCACCGGCACCACCGCTGGGACCGAAGCCTCCCCTACACTCGGGTGACGTGGCGAACCGGATGAAGGATCgcccactaccaccaccaccgcgccCCACGCGCAAACCACGCCGCCCGGACGGTAGCGACCATCACGATCTGGACGGTGGAGCGGAACGCATCATACCGCTCACAGTGCCGAACGACAGCTCGATCGACGAGGTCGAAACGGCCACCCAAACTGACCCCGTCTCGGAAGACTTCGGCCTCGACGCCGAAATAGCGGCCGTAACCGAGCGTGCCGCCCGCGCCCACGATGGCGACCAGCTGGAGGGAGCACTCAACCGCTTCCGCGAGGGCAACGCAAAGGCCCTGTCCGAGCGGCCGAAGTCTTCGCGCTCGGGTAGCCGGCCGGAAACGCCCGCCTCCATACTGATCGAGCGCAAGGTGTCGACTCCTTCGCTGAACCACGAATCGATCGTGGAAGCCTCGCTGACGGTGCAACCGCTCGAGGAGTTTGACGACGACCAGTACATCGCGGAGCTGGTCAAGAAGTACGTGTCGGACGAGCGCAAACCGGAACCGCGCCGGACGGACACGTTCGAGCGACGGTTCCGCAAGAGCACCAACAGTTTGACGCGCGAGGATGAGATCCGTCCTGTAGAGGCGGGCAACAGTCTGCGTACACCAACGATGCGTTCGTCGCGCACTTCGGTCGATGGACGGCTGTCAGCGACCACGCCCGAACCGCTGCGTAACGTAGAAATCGCACCGAACGTAATCGAGGAGATAGTGGAGCGTTTGCGCACGACCGAACAGCAGCATATCGATGAGCTGCATAAGCTGCACCAGGAGCAGCTGGAGGATTTGCGTCGCCAGCACGACGAGCAGAAGCGGCTGCAGGAGCAGAAGTTGGAggagcagcaacggcagctgCTCGAGCAGCAAAACCAGCAGCTGCTCGAAACGCAACAGCTGAAGGAGCagattcagcagcagcaggagcaccAGAAGATGCTGCTCGCCCAGCAAcagaaccagcagcagcagctactggttgcccagcaacagcagcagctgctgatgGAGCAGCAGGAGAAGGAGCGCGAGCTGCAGCGGGAGAAAGAGCGCGAGCTGTTGAAGGAGCGTGAGCAGGAGCTGGAGCGTGCTCGGGAGCGCGAGCGAGAGCTACATCTAGCGCGGGAGCTGGAGTTGCAGCGTGCGCGCGAAATCGAGCAGCAGAGGGCGCGCGATCTCGAGCAGCAAAGGATACGCGAGATGGAGCTGCAGAGGACCCGCGAGCTGGAACATCAGCGGCTGCGGGAGCTCGAGATTCAGCGTGCGATCGAGGCGGAACAGGCTCGCCAGCGGGAGAttgagctgcagcagcaaaaggcgACCGTAGCGGCAGCACAAACGGCATCGAACGgtcctgctgctgatgcgACTCCACAACAGGATGGTGCTGTTAAGCTGGAAGACCCAACGAACGCTGTTCCAGTAACAGCGGTTCCTTCCGTGGACGTAGTAgatggcgcagcagcagctctacCAACCTCTGCAAGCCTGCCCACCGAGCAAGCTCCGATAAGACCACCACTCCCCCCGATGGCAGCCCCATTCGTGTACCATCCCGACTATCTGTCCGCGTCGGCCGCTGCCGCCTCCTACCTGCTGCGAGGCATTCCGGGTTCGGAAGAGGACCTCGGACTGGCACCGTCGGCACCGcagcgccgccgccgccatcaTCGCTCGAAGCGTGAGTCCACCTCGGAGGAAGACTTCCAGCGGGAGCAGCGCCGCCATCGACACGGTACCCGCTCGCCCGAACCCTCCATCCCGACGCTTGGCGGCCAGCTGGTGCGGGCGTGCGGTTCCTCCATCCGCCAAACCGGTGACGACCTGATGGCAATGCTGCGCGCCAGCAGCAAGGACGAGAACAAGCGCGACCTGCACATTGCCATCATCATACTGATCGTGATCGTGGCCGGTCTGATGGCGCTCGGCATGAGCGGCGAGAAGGCGgtccaccatcaccactggGACTACTTTAGCCCGCCCGGACACGGTAGCAGTGCGTAG